Below is a window of Bacillota bacterium DNA.
ATAAGTCCGTCAAGGTTATGGCCCCATCGTCTAGTGGACTAGGACACCTGGTTTTCAGCCAGGAGATCGGGGGTTCGAATCCCCCTGGGGCTACCATATCGGTGCCGAGGTGGCGGAACTGGTAGACGCGCACGTTTGAGGGGCGTGTGCCGCAAGGCGTACGGGTTCAAGTCCCGTCCTCGGCACCAGACCGTGAAGGTGGGCGATTAGCTCAGTGGAAGAGCGCCTCGTTCACACCGAGGAGGTCGGAGGTTCAAGTCCTCCATCGCCCACCATACCTTCTGAGACCACCTTCGCTTGTCCTCCTTGCACACCTGCTGCTGCATTTGGGGTATCATCATCACGGTGGGTGAGCAAACCATGCATCGCCAAACGGGCACTGCGGAGCGATACCTCATCCCCTCAGGGAGCTTTGAACCCGCCTATCTGGCGCTGTACCGCAGGGGCGAACTGCAGCGGCGGGTGGAGGAGGCAGTCGCGTTGCTGGAGCAGTGTCGCGTCTGCCCACGCCATTGCGACGTTAACCGCCTGGCGGACGAAAGGGGTATCTGTCGCATAGGCAGGTTCGCACGGGTGTCCAGTTATTTCCCGCACCACGGCGAGGAAGACTGCCTGCGTGGATGGAACGGCAGCGGTACCATCTTCTTCTCATGGTGTAACCTGCGCTGTGTGTTCTGCCAGAACAGCGACCTCAGCCACCGCGGCGAAGGCGTAGAGGTTCGTCCCGAGCGGCTGGCAAGCATGATGCTTCACCTGCAGTCGCTGGGCTGTCACAACATCAATCTGGTCACGCCCGAACATGTGGTGCCGCAGGTGCTGGAGGCGCTGGTGCTTGCTGTGGAGGGCGGTCTGCGCTTGCCCATCGTGTATAACACCTCCGCCTATGATTCGATGGAGAGCCTGCGCCTGCTGGACGGCGTTGTGGACATCTACATGCCCGACTTCAAGATATGGGACCCCGAGAAGGCACACCGCTATCTCAAAGCGCGAGACTACCCCGAGGTCGCCCGCCGCGTGATTCAGGAGATGCACCGGCAGGTAGGCGCGCTGAAGTTCGACGAGAATGGGCTGGCGAAGCGGGGCGTGCTGGTGCGCCATCTAGTGATGCCAAACGCAGTGGCAGGCACCGAGCATATCCTGCGCTTTCTCGCCGAGCAGGTCGCGCCCGACACTTACGTGAACGTGATGGCGCAGTACCACCCCGCGGGCATGGTTTCCTCAGAACGGTACCCCGAAATCAACCGTCGCATCACCGCACAGGAGTACTGGCAAGCAGTCCACCTGGCGGAGCACCTGGGCTTACGGCTGGACGAGCGATTAGCGTGAACTGCTCGAGCGGATGCGGTATGCCTCGCCGTGTATCTCCCGCGCTGCCTGTACCATCTCGGGGTAGGGCGTATCGGTGATGGTGACAAAACCGATATTGTAGTTCTCGCCGTCGAACCAGCGTCCGGTAAGCGGCTGGTCGTTGTACTGGAACCAGTGGCAGCCCACGAAGTTGGGATGTGTCAACACACTGGTCAGGTAGTCCTTATACATGCGGGCGCGGTCGTGCTGGTCTTTCGCGGCGACCAGTCCGGTGTGGAACATGCCCCTGTCCAGCGCACCGAAGTGAAACTCGCCGATGATGGCGGGTTTGTCCAGTCGCTCCACAATGCTATAGCGTTCGCGCTCCACTCGCGGCGCGTAGATGTTGAAGCTGATGACGTCGCAATACTCCGCCGCCGCCTCGACGGCATCTTGCCCGTACCACGCAAACCGACAGCCCAGATACAGATGATTGGGCGCGAGCTCCTTCAGCACCTGACGCACCGTACGGAAGTACTGCCTCGCCAGGTTTTTGACAAACTCCGCGAAGTCCTGCCTGCGGGCATCGGTGGATGGCGGCTGCAGCCTCTGGGGTTTCTCCAGTTCCTCCCAGCTGGCAAAGGAGCTGTTCCACGCCGCGTTCAGTCTTTCTATCTGACCGTACTTCTGGCGCAGCTGCTGCACGAAGGCGCGCTTGGCGGGCGAGTTTGCCGCGTCTTCCTGCAACGTGCCGTACGCCAGTCCGTAACGACCGCCCTCTTCGCCTGTGCCAGCCCAGCTCAGCTCGTTGTCCACGAAATAGCCAATGCACCAGGGGTCGTCACCGATGCGCTGTGTGACTGCGCGCAGGGAGTTGCGCACGCTTTGCTCGAATTTGGGGTCAAAGGGGTCGTGCATCTTGCCCCAGTAGTCGTTGCCGCTGGCAACCCTAGCGTGGTCACCACCGATGTGCGCCGTGCCCACGTAGGGAACCTTTCCGTTGCGGTAGAAGTCCCAGTCCGACCAGTTGGCGATGGTGTTAAACCCCCATGAGTGCAAGCGGCGCAAGGTCACGTCCATCCACAGCGGCTTGTAGTTCTCCCCGTACTTGCGCTGCAGGTTCAGGGCATACCAGTTGATGGTTCTACCCTCTTTCACTGGTCCCGAGTGTATCCCCGAATGATAACCGATATGCCTTGCCAGTGGACTGCCCTCTTCAGGCAGCCAGGTGAACATCTCCTCGCGTCCGGTGATGAAGGTGGCGTCGCCAGTATGCACACAATCCATCCCCAGCGAGACGAACAGCGTGCCTGCTGGAGTCACCAGCCACCATTTGCCGTCGTGTTTGGCGGTGCGGAAATAGCCGGTCGCCTGCAGTTTGGGACCACTCTTCCAGCCGCCGTACTCGTCGCGGTCGGGCAAGGTGGGGAACCGCCGCAACTCCTGTTCCTCCTGCTGGCGTCTCCGTCTCAGGTCCGCCTCGTCCTTCACTTTTCCGGGCCAGTCGCCACCTGCCCACTGCCCAAAGCGATCGACAATGCCTTTGACCGGCGCACTGCCTTCGATCAGGCGGATGTTGTCGATATGCAGTTTTATCGGTTTGGCTGGACGGTGGAGAAAGACCTGAAACGCCACGATATGGCTCAGGTTCAGCCTGTGCGGATTTGCCACTCCCAGCAGAATGCCACCACCCTGCACCAGCGGCGGCAAACCTCTCATGCCGTAGTCCATCGGGTTGAAGGCAAGGGGAAGCACGTAGGTCTGGGTCTCCCCGGCGCCGATGGTGGTGGTTGCCTGACGACAGTGGTTCCAGCCGTCGGCGCGCGGGTCGTCGTCCACGCGGATGCCAAACCATACCGGTTCGGTGTTGGGATTATAGATATCTATCGCCAGCGCGCCTGCTCCCGTCCAGTTCCACGCCTGGGCAGGACGGAACGTGACGTTCGGCCATTCAGCGGGCTGAAACTCCACCTGCAGAGCCTGCCCCGACAGTTTGCCACCCGCCGGCACGCGCTGTATCTGAACCTCGTTGCGTACTGCTTCCTTCAGGTGCTCTTCCTTCTCGAAATCGAACAGCACCTGCTGCGCTGCGGCGCTGACCGAAATCCCTATCAACAGGCACATCAGGCTCAACCCCCACCCGTACATATCGTTACCTCCCTCTGTGTTCCGCATCACTCGATACGCCACTTTGGTGGTTATTCCTCCGTGCCCATGCCACATTGCGGGAGATACCCTGCAGTGGTAAAATACTGGCGGAGGACGATAACAATGCATCGCGACAGCGTGTTGCGGGTGCTTTCCGCGCACTGGAAACAAATCGCAGAGGACTACGGCGTTCGGCGAATGGCTGTGTTCGGCTCGGTGGCGCGTGGGGACGCGACCAGGGGGAGCGAAGGGGCACGCGCGGTGCCCCTGCCGGAGTTTATGGTGCTTCCTGAATCTTGATGAAGTCCAGCCCGAACATGTAGCGGTCGCCCGTGCTGGCGGGGTTCGTGCCCACTACCTCAACGCGCAACACGTTTTGCCCCTGCTTCAACTGCACCTTTCCCATGCTGATTTTGCCCGTGTGGATAACGCCGTTGTGGAACAGGTCTATCACTTCGCCGACGGGTGTGCCGTTGACCGACAGGCGAAACTGACCGTAGTCCACCGCTTTGGTCATCGCCGCTATCAGCTCGTATGTGCCCGCCTTGCTGGCGTTAAAGCCCAGTTCCAGCACGTCGCCCGGCTTTGCGCCCGTCCACCAAAGATGTTTGGCGTCGCTCCATGCCTCACCGAAGCCCTGCATATCCTGTATGGTGACGTTGCCTCCGGTGTGGCTTAACACGCTCATCTTCTCGCCCTCGATAGCATCCGGCTCGCGGTACACTTTCAGCTCGGGCAGCCGCACAGGCAAACGCTCCCGCAGCGTGGGGAAGCTCCGTGCGCCCTGCTGGCGGTCGGTATACCAGTAACCGATGGTGCTGTAGCCGACCTCTGTCTCCGCCCAGTGCCACACCTCGATATCGGCGCGGAACCTTTGCTGGAACGGCACGTTGTCAATAATCAAGAAACGGTTGTTGGACACATGTCCGAAGTTAGCGGGACCGTCGGCGCGGGGCTGGTTGTGGTAGGCATGCGTGAAGGGCGTTGGGTTGCACCAGGCATAGCCGAAGAAGTCCTCCGTACCGGTT
It encodes the following:
- a CDS encoding beta-galactosidase; the protein is MYGWGLSLMCLLIGISVSAAAQQVLFDFEKEEHLKEAVRNEVQIQRVPAGGKLSGQALQVEFQPAEWPNVTFRPAQAWNWTGAGALAIDIYNPNTEPVWFGIRVDDDPRADGWNHCRQATTTIGAGETQTYVLPLAFNPMDYGMRGLPPLVQGGGILLGVANPHRLNLSHIVAFQVFLHRPAKPIKLHIDNIRLIEGSAPVKGIVDRFGQWAGGDWPGKVKDEADLRRRRQQEEQELRRFPTLPDRDEYGGWKSGPKLQATGYFRTAKHDGKWWLVTPAGTLFVSLGMDCVHTGDATFITGREEMFTWLPEEGSPLARHIGYHSGIHSGPVKEGRTINWYALNLQRKYGENYKPLWMDVTLRRLHSWGFNTIANWSDWDFYRNGKVPYVGTAHIGGDHARVASGNDYWGKMHDPFDPKFEQSVRNSLRAVTQRIGDDPWCIGYFVDNELSWAGTGEEGGRYGLAYGTLQEDAANSPAKRAFVQQLRQKYGQIERLNAAWNSSFASWEELEKPQRLQPPSTDARRQDFAEFVKNLARQYFRTVRQVLKELAPNHLYLGCRFAWYGQDAVEAAAEYCDVISFNIYAPRVERERYSIVERLDKPAIIGEFHFGALDRGMFHTGLVAAKDQHDRARMYKDYLTSVLTHPNFVGCHWFQYNDQPLTGRWFDGENYNIGFVTITDTPYPEMVQAAREIHGEAYRIRSSSSR
- a CDS encoding nucleotidyltransferase domain-containing protein codes for the protein MHRDSVLRVLSAHWKQIAEDYGVRRMAVFGSVARGDATRGSEGARAVPLPEFMVLPES
- a CDS encoding radical SAM protein, producing the protein MHRQTGTAERYLIPSGSFEPAYLALYRRGELQRRVEEAVALLEQCRVCPRHCDVNRLADERGICRIGRFARVSSYFPHHGEEDCLRGWNGSGTIFFSWCNLRCVFCQNSDLSHRGEGVEVRPERLASMMLHLQSLGCHNINLVTPEHVVPQVLEALVLAVEGGLRLPIVYNTSAYDSMESLRLLDGVVDIYMPDFKIWDPEKAHRYLKARDYPEVARRVIQEMHRQVGALKFDENGLAKRGVLVRHLVMPNAVAGTEHILRFLAEQVAPDTYVNVMAQYHPAGMVSSERYPEINRRITAQEYWQAVHLAEHLGLRLDERLA